The following are from one region of the Planctomycetia bacterium genome:
- a CDS encoding DUF1501 domain-containing protein, with product MDAELNRRQALIVGGMGALSLGMPGMVMGSDKMDASGKAVPAEKSCIFVLLCGGPSHLDTWDMKPNAPTSIRGPYVPIATKVPGMRINEMHTELAKVTDQFTLINSMTHQGAISNHFDAMHNLLSGQSDKRVAQGVADDLPYIGSYVAKYNPSKRNIVSNAWLIKCVGDSVFCAPNIGIGGYIGSAYAPVFVGSAQNHPAMDTFTAPEIYDSVDRNRLDKRRELLSDIESDVMTKDARGIDWAHLREKGYDALTRVEGRDAFKLDREPAKVRDRYGRHPLGQNLLLARRMVEAGVRFVTVNGWAGQAPHENAGPPSSSWDMHGGNMGMGNAFGNGSYGMGFCLPRLDQALSALLSDLKERGMLENTLVVATGEFGRTPNVLTQIPPGRQHWPSCFSSILAGAGIAGGAVYGKSDKHGAYVSNNPVRPEEFAATIYHALGVPLNEPQNNSGISRPITTGKPLMELFG from the coding sequence TCGTGGGCGGCATGGGCGCGCTATCGCTCGGCATGCCGGGCATGGTGATGGGAAGCGACAAGATGGACGCGAGCGGCAAAGCCGTGCCCGCGGAAAAGTCGTGCATCTTCGTGCTGCTCTGCGGCGGACCGAGTCATCTCGATACTTGGGATATGAAGCCCAACGCCCCGACGTCGATCCGCGGACCGTATGTCCCCATCGCCACCAAAGTGCCGGGCATGCGCATCAACGAGATGCACACGGAGTTGGCCAAAGTGACCGACCAGTTCACGCTCATCAACTCGATGACGCATCAAGGTGCCATCAGCAACCACTTCGATGCGATGCACAATTTGCTCAGCGGCCAATCCGACAAACGCGTCGCCCAGGGGGTGGCGGACGACCTGCCTTACATCGGCTCATACGTTGCGAAGTACAACCCGAGCAAGCGGAACATCGTCTCCAACGCGTGGCTGATCAAGTGCGTCGGCGATTCGGTTTTCTGTGCGCCGAATATCGGCATCGGCGGCTACATCGGCTCGGCCTATGCGCCGGTGTTCGTAGGCTCGGCGCAAAATCATCCTGCGATGGATACTTTTACGGCTCCGGAAATTTACGATTCCGTCGACCGGAATCGGCTCGACAAGCGCCGTGAGTTGCTCTCCGACATCGAGAGCGATGTGATGACCAAAGACGCTCGCGGCATCGACTGGGCACACTTGCGCGAGAAAGGCTACGATGCCTTAACGCGTGTCGAGGGTCGAGATGCGTTCAAGCTCGATCGCGAGCCGGCAAAAGTCCGCGACCGTTACGGCCGCCATCCGCTGGGTCAGAACCTGCTGCTTGCTCGGCGCATGGTCGAAGCCGGCGTCCGGTTCGTCACCGTCAACGGCTGGGCCGGCCAAGCGCCGCATGAGAACGCAGGCCCACCTAGCAGCAGTTGGGACATGCACGGCGGAAACATGGGGATGGGCAACGCTTTCGGCAACGGCTCGTACGGTATGGGCTTTTGCCTGCCGCGGCTCGACCAAGCGCTGTCCGCGCTCCTCTCCGACCTGAAAGAGCGCGGCATGCTGGAGAACACGCTCGTCGTCGCGACCGGAGAGTTCGGCCGCACACCGAATGTGCTGACTCAAATTCCTCCCGGACGCCAGCACTGGCCCAGTTGCTTTTCGTCCATCCTGGCCGGAGCGGGGATCGCCGGCGGCGCTGTCTACGGCAAGTCGGACAAACACGGCGCGTACGTCTCGAACAATCCCGTTCGCCCCGAGGAATTCGCGGCGACCATCTACCACGCACTCGGCGTTCCGCTCAACGAACCGCAGAACAACAGCGGCATTTCGCGCCCGATCACCACGGGAAAACCGCTGATGGAACTGTTCGGATAA